From a single Poecilia reticulata strain Guanapo linkage group LG2, Guppy_female_1.0+MT, whole genome shotgun sequence genomic region:
- the LOC103461652 gene encoding uncharacterized protein LOC103461652 isoform X1, with the protein MKEQHLLDNIDSLVFQFAVKTREASQKKNGIQKQIKECRTLITEKKSYVEATQGYIKNLEEEIRVKQSTVTRNKEKAKSMKVTNSLLLQYEQTLKTELESRKSSYDHDQEVYEERFASYLQTLQSYKETYFQNPIAQKLLLLQAEIGTIESQIKHCDDCMMMKKKELEHLSDPDATSNSMEKLPDGVLGEHHTTEEQSEQTKDCSIDMSYIDLNQATSDHEPAAEVNTEQMSEENEPQDPISCFTASDKSNEELWSLQLSDESGPPEEMHSEAEEAEMSQEEQLBGRARTVKKGEEIEEAQGHQDLDAQSQTEGETGTDNQVQVPTLPDPEEVQKDDMQDEAPDAEDHQEANSFLQTSEEANLQALSSTETSVFSTPIFTFNFSPTSFHRQGTPDSKSSAFALNLNSNVSTPGFPGFGFDVGPSQEEDSSFAFSGSFFNDKKATDAKSSSSTEFLFDQPEQSEDFQFDFTSKSPQSSKKNSKDEFPFSFNF; encoded by the exons ATGAAGGAGCAGCATTTACTCGACAATATTGATAGTCTTGTTTTTCAATTTG CTGTTAAAACTCGAGAGGCTTCTCAAAAGAAGAATGGAATCCAAAAGCAAATCAAAG AGTGCAGAACTCTCATCACTGAGAAGAAGTCTTACGTTGAAGCAACTCAAGGATACATCAAGAATCTTGAAGAAGAAATTCGAGTGAAGCAGAGCACTGTAACGaggaataaagaaaaagcaaaaag CATGAAGGTGACCAACAGCCTGCTTCTTCAGTATGAACAGACGCTAAAAACAGAACTGGAAAGTAGAAAAAGCAGCTACGACCATGACCA GGAAGTCTACGAAGAGAGGTTTGCTAGCTACCTACAGACACTGCAGTCATACAAAGAAACATATTTCCAAAATCCCATCGCTCAGAAACTCCTCCTGCTGCAGGCTGAGATAGGGACAATTGAGAGTCAAATTAAACACTGTGATGACTGCATGatgatgaaaaagaaagaactgGAACATCTTAGTG ATCCAGATGCGACTTCTAATTCCATGGAAAAACTACCAGATgg TGTTTTAGGCGAACATCACACAACAGAAGAACAGTCCGAACAGACGAAGGATTGCTCCATTGACATGTCATACATTGATCTCAACCAAGCAACT AGTGACCATGAACCTGCTGCAGAAGTAAACACTGAGCAGATGAGTGAGGAAAACGAACCGCAGGATCCAATCAGCTGCTTCACTGCCTCTGACAAATCAAATGAAGAGCTGTGGTCTCTGCAGCTGTCAGACG agtcAGGTCCACCAGAAGAAATGCACTCTGAGGCAGAGGAAGCAGAAATGTCACAGGAGGAACAG TTGRATGGCAGAGCTAGAACAGTGAAGAAAGGTGAAGAGATTGAGGAAGCTCAA GGACATCAGGACCTTGATGCACAGAGTCAGACTGAGGGAGAGACAGGAACAGACAACCAG GTGCAGGTTCCCACTTTACCAGATCCAGAGGAGGTCCAGAAGGATGACATGCAGGATGAAGCACCTGATGCAGAGGACCATCAGGAAGCCAATAGTTTTCTTCAAACATCTGAAGAAGCCAATCTACAGGCTCTCTCTTCAACTGAAACATCCGTGTTCTCAACTCCAATATTTACATTCAA CTTCAGTCCCACCAGCTTTCATCGTCAAGGCACTCCCGATTCTAAATCTTCAGCTTTTGCGCTCAATCTGAACTCCAATGTTAGCACACCTGGATTTCCTGGATTTGGATTTGATGTTGGCCCGTCCCAGGAAGAA GACtcctcttttgctttttctggcTCTTTTTTCAACGACAAG AAAGCCACAGATGCTAAATCTTCAAGCT CTACTGAGTTCCTGTTTGACCAACCAGAACAAAGTGAAGACTTCCAGTTTGACTTCACAAGCAAGAGTCCTCAGTCAAGCAAGAAAAACTCCAAAGATGAGTTTCCATTTTCATTCAActtctga
- the LOC103461652 gene encoding uncharacterized protein LOC103461652 isoform X2: MKEQHLLDNIDSLVFQFAVKTREASQKKNGIQKQIKECRTLITEKKSYVEATQGYIKNLEEEIRVKQSTVTRNKEKAKSMKVTNSLLLQYEQTLKTELESRKSSYDHDQEVYEERFASYLQTLQSYKETYFQNPIAQKLLLLQAEIGTIESQIKHCDDCMMMKKKELEHLSDPDATSNSMEKLPDGVLGEHHTTEEQSEQTKDCSIDMSYIDLNQATSDHEPAAEVNTEQMSEENEPQDPISCFTASDKSNEELWSLQLSDESGPPEEMHSEAEEAEMSQEEQGHQDLDAQSQTEGETGTDNQVQVPTLPDPEEVQKDDMQDEAPDAEDHQEANSFLQTSEEANLQALSSTETSVFSTPIFTFNFSPTSFHRQGTPDSKSSAFALNLNSNVSTPGFPGFGFDVGPSQEEDSSFAFSGSFFNDKKATDAKSSSSTEFLFDQPEQSEDFQFDFTSKSPQSSKKNSKDEFPFSFNF, from the exons ATGAAGGAGCAGCATTTACTCGACAATATTGATAGTCTTGTTTTTCAATTTG CTGTTAAAACTCGAGAGGCTTCTCAAAAGAAGAATGGAATCCAAAAGCAAATCAAAG AGTGCAGAACTCTCATCACTGAGAAGAAGTCTTACGTTGAAGCAACTCAAGGATACATCAAGAATCTTGAAGAAGAAATTCGAGTGAAGCAGAGCACTGTAACGaggaataaagaaaaagcaaaaag CATGAAGGTGACCAACAGCCTGCTTCTTCAGTATGAACAGACGCTAAAAACAGAACTGGAAAGTAGAAAAAGCAGCTACGACCATGACCA GGAAGTCTACGAAGAGAGGTTTGCTAGCTACCTACAGACACTGCAGTCATACAAAGAAACATATTTCCAAAATCCCATCGCTCAGAAACTCCTCCTGCTGCAGGCTGAGATAGGGACAATTGAGAGTCAAATTAAACACTGTGATGACTGCATGatgatgaaaaagaaagaactgGAACATCTTAGTG ATCCAGATGCGACTTCTAATTCCATGGAAAAACTACCAGATgg TGTTTTAGGCGAACATCACACAACAGAAGAACAGTCCGAACAGACGAAGGATTGCTCCATTGACATGTCATACATTGATCTCAACCAAGCAACT AGTGACCATGAACCTGCTGCAGAAGTAAACACTGAGCAGATGAGTGAGGAAAACGAACCGCAGGATCCAATCAGCTGCTTCACTGCCTCTGACAAATCAAATGAAGAGCTGTGGTCTCTGCAGCTGTCAGACG agtcAGGTCCACCAGAAGAAATGCACTCTGAGGCAGAGGAAGCAGAAATGTCACAGGAGGAACAG GGACATCAGGACCTTGATGCACAGAGTCAGACTGAGGGAGAGACAGGAACAGACAACCAG GTGCAGGTTCCCACTTTACCAGATCCAGAGGAGGTCCAGAAGGATGACATGCAGGATGAAGCACCTGATGCAGAGGACCATCAGGAAGCCAATAGTTTTCTTCAAACATCTGAAGAAGCCAATCTACAGGCTCTCTCTTCAACTGAAACATCCGTGTTCTCAACTCCAATATTTACATTCAA CTTCAGTCCCACCAGCTTTCATCGTCAAGGCACTCCCGATTCTAAATCTTCAGCTTTTGCGCTCAATCTGAACTCCAATGTTAGCACACCTGGATTTCCTGGATTTGGATTTGATGTTGGCCCGTCCCAGGAAGAA GACtcctcttttgctttttctggcTCTTTTTTCAACGACAAG AAAGCCACAGATGCTAAATCTTCAAGCT CTACTGAGTTCCTGTTTGACCAACCAGAACAAAGTGAAGACTTCCAGTTTGACTTCACAAGCAAGAGTCCTCAGTCAAGCAAGAAAAACTCCAAAGATGAGTTTCCATTTTCATTCAActtctga